The following are encoded in a window of Streptococcus pasteurianus genomic DNA:
- the rplS gene encoding 50S ribosomal protein L19, whose amino-acid sequence MNPLIQSLTESQLRTDIPTFHPGDTVRVHAKVVEGSRERVQIFEGVVISRKGQGISEMYTVRKISSGIGVERTFPLHTPRVEKIEVVRHGKVRRAKLYYLRALQGKAARIKEIRR is encoded by the coding sequence ATGAATCCATTAATCCAAAGTTTGACTGAAAGTCAATTACGTACTGACATCCCTACATTCCACCCTGGTGATACTGTTCGTGTTCACGCGAAAGTTGTTGAAGGAAGCCGCGAACGTGTCCAAATTTTCGAAGGTGTGGTTATTTCACGTAAAGGTCAAGGGATCTCAGAAATGTACACAGTTCGTAAAATTTCAAGTGGTATCGGTGTTGAACGTACATTCCCACTTCACACTCCACGTGTAGAAAAAATCGAAGTTGTTCGTCATGGTAAAGTACGTCGTGCTAAACTTTACTACTTGCGTGCATTACAAGGTAAAGCTGCTCGTATTAAAGAAATCCGTCGTTAA
- a CDS encoding voltage-gated chloride channel family protein, translating to MIKKLKDNEDYSYLLLLKLMLVSIVIGLLVGFVDTVFGRVLLFLSDFRTEHFNYLIPFLGIIGLLIVFLYQKADERVSKGMGLVFAIGQSQEKEIPLILVPLVTLATWLTHLFGGSAGREGVAVQLGAAIAHGFSRFFDFENNSRLFLVTGMAAGFAGLFQTPIAAVFFALEILVLGKLQLQALLPMTVASFVASATSHSLGLEKFSHLVSADLTLDVMTFCKLAVLGIIFGLVGNLFAKLLAIAKEKAKDVMDNPYYRILFGGILLSLIFLICYHGRYSGLGTNLIEASFAGKEIYFYDWLLKLLLTVATLAIGFQGGEVTPLFAIGASLGVVLANLFGLPIEFVAAAGYISVFGSATNTLIAPIFIGGEVFGFANLPYFVVVMIFAYSVNRKHSIYGGQEVLTF from the coding sequence ATGATAAAGAAACTGAAAGACAATGAAGATTATTCTTATCTGCTCTTGCTAAAATTAATGCTAGTTAGCATTGTTATCGGGCTTTTGGTTGGTTTTGTTGATACCGTATTTGGTCGCGTGTTACTTTTTCTTAGCGATTTTCGAACAGAACATTTCAACTATCTTATCCCATTTTTAGGAATTATTGGGCTTTTAATTGTTTTTCTTTATCAAAAGGCAGATGAGCGAGTAAGTAAAGGAATGGGCTTAGTTTTTGCGATTGGTCAAAGCCAAGAAAAGGAAATTCCGCTTATTTTGGTTCCTCTAGTCACTTTGGCAACATGGTTGACACACCTTTTTGGAGGTAGTGCTGGACGAGAAGGCGTAGCGGTTCAACTAGGGGCGGCGATTGCTCATGGTTTTAGCCGTTTCTTTGATTTTGAAAATAACTCGCGCCTTTTTCTGGTTACAGGTATGGCAGCTGGTTTTGCAGGGCTTTTCCAAACGCCCATAGCAGCCGTGTTCTTTGCATTAGAGATTTTGGTGCTTGGCAAGTTGCAATTACAAGCTTTACTTCCAATGACTGTCGCTTCTTTTGTAGCAAGTGCGACTTCACATTCATTAGGATTGGAAAAATTTTCTCATCTAGTGAGTGCAGATTTGACACTTGATGTGATGACTTTTTGCAAATTAGCTGTACTAGGCATTATCTTTGGCTTGGTTGGAAATCTTTTCGCAAAATTGTTGGCTATTGCTAAAGAAAAGGCTAAAGATGTCATGGATAATCCTTATTACCGTATCCTATTTGGGGGTATCTTATTAAGTCTGATTTTTTTGATATGCTATCATGGACGTTATTCAGGTTTGGGAACAAATTTGATTGAAGCAAGCTTTGCAGGTAAAGAAATTTATTTCTACGATTGGTTGCTCAAATTGCTTTTAACGGTAGCGACTTTGGCTATCGGTTTTCAAGGTGGCGAAGTGACACCACTCTTTGCGATTGGTGCATCTCTTGGAGTTGTTTTGGCAAATCTTTTTGGCTTACCTATTGAATTTGTCGCCGCAGCTGGTTATATCAGCGTATTTGGTAGTGCAACCAATACACTTATAGCCCCTATTTTTATTGGTGGTGAAGTATTTGGCTTTGCTAATTTACCATATTTTGTTGTGGTTATGATTTTTGCTTACAGCGTTAATCGAAAACATTCTATCTACGGCGGACAAGAAGTTCTGACATTTTAA
- a CDS encoding chorismate mutase has product MMNLDTIRQEIDHVDQELVALLEKRMQLVNQVVAYKKSTGRPILDTSREDAVLQKAASCVEDKAFEQTIVNTFADIMKNSRDYQAKQLDND; this is encoded by the coding sequence TTGATGAATTTAGATACTATCCGTCAGGAAATTGATCACGTTGATCAGGAGTTGGTCGCTTTATTGGAAAAACGCATGCAGTTGGTTAATCAAGTTGTTGCTTACAAGAAGTCTACAGGAAGACCTATTTTAGATACTAGCCGTGAAGACGCAGTGCTTCAAAAAGCAGCAAGTTGTGTCGAAGATAAAGCGTTTGAACAAACGATTGTTAACACATTTGCAGATATCATGAAAAATTCACGTGACTACCAAGCAAAACAACTTGACAATGATTGA
- a CDS encoding VTT domain-containing protein translates to MKKFKYGYDDLRKILITIGVIAVVSYFVIYVIGHWDIIVTFLQSRSQAEMKAILSQLRSKTILNFVILILLTAVTAAIPFMSNAIFAIFNGVVYGPGIGFLMNVFSNIVGNFVFIKILKMIDITDSEKKLKNRFAGIDVLENTDFGIILGYMIPIMPTILVNYHVAETKLSWRKWLLYITIGVAPSSFVYALGGDAVVAGNLKRIVVLLVIVAVVYLVVTYLKRRGKKKA, encoded by the coding sequence ATGAAAAAATTTAAGTACGGGTACGATGACCTACGCAAGATTTTAATAACGATTGGTGTTATTGCGGTAGTTAGCTATTTTGTGATTTACGTGATTGGGCATTGGGACATTATTGTCACTTTTTTGCAATCACGTTCTCAAGCTGAAATGAAAGCTATTCTGTCGCAATTGCGCTCAAAAACAATCCTCAATTTTGTTATTTTAATTTTGTTAACGGCGGTTACGGCTGCTATTCCATTTATGTCTAATGCTATCTTTGCGATATTTAACGGTGTTGTTTATGGTCCTGGTATCGGATTTTTGATGAACGTTTTTAGCAATATTGTGGGAAATTTTGTTTTTATCAAGATTCTTAAAATGATTGACATCACAGATAGTGAGAAAAAATTGAAAAATCGATTTGCTGGCATTGACGTACTTGAAAATACAGATTTTGGAATTATTTTAGGCTATATGATACCGATTATGCCAACGATTCTTGTCAATTATCATGTCGCTGAAACCAAGCTTTCTTGGCGTAAATGGCTTCTCTATATAACCATTGGAGTGGCTCCGAGCAGTTTCGTTTACGCGCTTGGTGGTGATGCGGTTGTTGCAGGTAATCTTAAACGTATCGTAGTGCTTTTGGTTATTGTTGCTGTTGTTTATTTAGTCGTTACTTATTTGAAGCGAAGAGGTAAAAAGAAAGCATAA
- the sufB gene encoding Fe-S cluster assembly protein SufB translates to MAKNREYDYGFHDDVNPTYSTGKGMTEEIVRNISKVKNEPDWMLEYRLKSLELFHKLPMPDWGPDLSGIDFDDVIYFQKLSDRRANNWDDVPDKIKQTFERLGIPEAERQFLSGAVAQYESEVVYHNMKDEFKKQGIIFTDTDTALQEYPDLFKKYFGKIVSNSEHKFAALNGAVWSGGTFIYVPKGVQCDIPVQTYFRINGENAGQFERSLIIVDEGASIQYIEGCTAPNYTTNSLHAATVEIIVKRDASFRYTTIQNWSDNVYNLVTERGTVEENGMLEWIDGNLGSKVNMKYPCSILNGPHARTSVLSMAFANYGQHLDAGCKVYHNAPHTSSTLISKSVAKDGGKTDYRGSVYFGKNSGGSKSHIECDTILMDDLSSSDTIPFNEIHNSNVALEHEAKVSKVSEDQLYYMMSRGISEEEATAMIVNGFMEPITKELRMEYAVELNSLITMSMEGSVG, encoded by the coding sequence ATGGCAAAAAATAGAGAATACGATTATGGTTTTCACGATGATGTCAATCCGACCTATTCCACAGGTAAGGGGATGACAGAGGAAATTGTACGCAATATATCAAAGGTGAAAAATGAGCCTGATTGGATGCTTGAGTATCGCCTAAAAAGTTTGGAGTTGTTCCATAAACTCCCAATGCCTGATTGGGGGCCGGACCTTTCTGGAATTGATTTTGACGATGTTATTTATTTTCAAAAGTTATCCGACCGTCGTGCCAATAACTGGGATGATGTTCCTGACAAAATCAAGCAAACCTTTGAACGTCTTGGGATTCCAGAAGCGGAACGCCAATTTTTGTCAGGTGCAGTGGCACAGTATGAGTCTGAAGTGGTTTACCACAATATGAAAGATGAATTCAAGAAGCAAGGCATTATCTTTACAGATACAGACACAGCCTTGCAAGAATACCCTGACCTTTTCAAAAAATATTTTGGAAAAATCGTTTCTAATAGCGAGCATAAATTCGCTGCTTTAAACGGTGCTGTTTGGTCAGGTGGAACCTTTATTTACGTTCCTAAGGGCGTGCAATGTGACATTCCTGTTCAAACCTATTTCCGCATTAATGGTGAAAACGCTGGGCAATTCGAACGTAGTTTGATTATCGTAGATGAAGGTGCTTCCATTCAATACATCGAAGGCTGTACTGCGCCAAATTACACAACCAATAGTCTGCATGCGGCAACGGTTGAAATTATCGTTAAACGTGATGCAAGTTTCCGCTACACAACCATCCAAAACTGGTCTGACAATGTCTATAATCTTGTTACCGAACGTGGAACAGTTGAGGAAAACGGTATGTTAGAATGGATTGACGGTAACCTCGGAAGTAAGGTAAACATGAAATACCCATGTTCCATCTTAAACGGACCACACGCCCGAACATCAGTTCTATCTATGGCATTTGCAAATTATGGACAACATCTGGATGCGGGTTGTAAGGTATATCACAATGCTCCACACACTTCTTCAACCTTGATTTCTAAATCAGTTGCCAAAGACGGTGGTAAGACAGACTATCGTGGTTCTGTTTATTTTGGCAAAAATAGCGGTGGCTCAAAATCCCACATTGAATGTGATACGATTCTCATGGATGATTTATCAAGTTCAGATACAATTCCATTCAATGAAATTCACAATTCAAACGTGGCTTTGGAACATGAAGCTAAAGTTTCCAAAGTATCTGAGGATCAGTTGTACTACATGATGAGCCGAGGTATTTCAGAAGAAGAAGCAACAGCAATGATTGTCAACGGCTTTATGGAGCCAATTACGAAAGAATTACGAATGGAATACGCTGTTGAATTAAACAGTCTGATTACCATGAGCATGGAAGGTTCAGTTGGTTAA
- a CDS encoding flavodoxin: MALVKIVYASMTGNTEEIADIVGNKFEELGHIVEVDECTTVDAADFEDADVAIVASYTYGDGELPDEIVDFYEDLADVDLSDKIFGVVGSGDTFYDYFCKAVDEFEAQFALTGATKGADSIKVDLSADDEDIQKLEAFAETISEKVN, translated from the coding sequence ATGGCTTTAGTTAAGATTGTCTATGCCAGCATGACAGGAAACACTGAAGAAATTGCTGACATTGTAGGAAATAAATTTGAAGAACTTGGACACATTGTCGAAGTTGACGAATGCACAACTGTTGATGCAGCTGATTTTGAAGATGCTGATGTTGCTATCGTAGCATCATACACTTATGGCGATGGTGAATTGCCAGACGAAATCGTTGATTTCTACGAAGATCTTGCCGACGTTGATTTGTCAGATAAAATCTTTGGTGTTGTTGGTTCTGGTGATACTTTCTACGATTATTTCTGTAAAGCAGTTGATGAATTTGAAGCTCAATTTGCATTAACTGGTGCTACAAAAGGTGCTGATTCTATCAAGGTTGATTTGTCAGCTGATGATGAAGATATTCAAAAATTGGAAGCTTTTGCAGAAACAATTTCTGAAAAAGTAAATTAA
- the add gene encoding adenosine deaminase, translated as MDKTTLKDLAKAELHCHLEVSISLGVIHQLAEMANITVSDKELKQLVVAPENAESLMDYFKTFDFVRLLLQTKEALHLAAYDVARQAAQENVIYTEIRFAPEVSMDEGLSASETVEVVLAGLKQAEEDFGIVAKVLVCGMKQSPKEVTRDIFEHVVELAEKGLFGFDFAGNELDFPPAQLADLIKETQALGLPMTFHAGECGCAHYIADSITHDIKRIGHSTAIYNQPELIQEFIEKGVTAELELCLTSNLQTKAAKSLDEFPFLALKNAGAKITINTDTRTVSDTNLTKEYTLFVKHFGVSVADFLAFNKNAIQASFTNEAQKAELLSKIDNYMKHFCKNMLQ; from the coding sequence TTGGATAAAACAACATTAAAGGATTTAGCAAAAGCAGAATTACATTGTCATTTGGAGGTTTCTATCTCACTGGGGGTCATTCATCAATTGGCAGAAATGGCAAATATAACAGTGTCAGATAAAGAGCTGAAACAATTGGTGGTTGCGCCAGAAAATGCAGAATCTTTAATGGATTATTTCAAAACTTTTGATTTTGTTCGTCTACTTTTACAGACCAAAGAAGCGCTACATTTGGCAGCTTATGACGTTGCAAGACAAGCAGCACAAGAAAACGTGATTTATACTGAAATTCGTTTTGCGCCTGAAGTGTCAATGGATGAGGGCTTGAGTGCTTCTGAGACGGTAGAAGTAGTGCTTGCTGGGCTCAAGCAAGCTGAAGAAGACTTTGGCATTGTCGCTAAAGTGCTCGTCTGTGGCATGAAGCAGTCGCCAAAAGAAGTGACGCGAGATATTTTTGAACATGTTGTTGAGTTAGCTGAAAAAGGTTTGTTTGGTTTTGATTTCGCGGGAAATGAATTGGACTTTCCACCTGCTCAATTGGCCGATTTGATTAAAGAAACACAAGCGCTAGGACTTCCAATGACTTTTCATGCTGGAGAATGTGGCTGTGCGCATTATATTGCAGACTCTATCACCCATGATATTAAGCGCATCGGGCATAGTACAGCTATTTACAATCAGCCTGAATTAATTCAAGAGTTCATCGAAAAAGGTGTTACAGCAGAGCTAGAGCTATGTTTAACAAGTAATTTACAGACAAAAGCCGCTAAATCATTGGATGAATTTCCATTTCTAGCTTTAAAAAATGCTGGTGCTAAAATTACGATTAATACGGATACCCGAACAGTTTCTGATACCAATTTAACCAAAGAATATACTCTTTTTGTCAAACACTTTGGGGTAAGTGTAGCTGATTTTCTAGCCTTTAATAAAAATGCTATCCAAGCTTCTTTCACAAATGAAGCCCAAAAAGCTGAATTATTATCAAAAATTGATAATTATATGAAACATTTCTGTAAAAATATGCTACAATAG
- the asnS gene encoding asparagine--tRNA ligase translates to MSKDYVSIIDVKDHVGEEVTIGAWVANKSGKGKIAFLQLRDGTAFFQAVAFKPNFIEKFGEEEGTEKFNTIKHLNQETSILITGIVKEDSRSKFGYELDVTDLEIVGHSEDYPITPKEHGTDFLMDHRHLWLRSRKQMAIMQVRNAIIYATYEFFDKNGFIKFDSPILSGNAAEDSTELFETDYFGTPAYLSQSGQLYLEAGAMALGRVFDFGPVFRAEKSKTRRHLTEFWMMDAEYSFLSHEESLDLQEAYVKALIQGVLDRAPQALEILERDVDLLKKYIAEPFKRVSYDDAISLLQEHENDEDADYEHLEHGDDFGSPHETWISNYFGVPTFVINYPASFKAFYMKPVPDNPERVLCADLLAPEGYGEIIGGSVREDDYDALVAKMDALEMDKSEYEFYLDLRKYGSVPHAGFGIGIERMVTFVAGTKHIREAIPFPRMLHRIKP, encoded by the coding sequence ATGTCTAAAGATTACGTATCTATTATTGATGTTAAAGACCATGTTGGTGAAGAAGTCACAATCGGTGCTTGGGTTGCCAACAAATCAGGAAAAGGAAAAATTGCCTTCCTACAACTTCGTGACGGAACAGCATTCTTCCAAGCTGTTGCTTTCAAACCAAACTTCATCGAAAAATTTGGTGAAGAAGAAGGAACTGAAAAATTCAATACTATCAAACACCTTAACCAAGAAACTTCTATCCTTATCACAGGTATTGTCAAAGAAGATTCTCGTTCAAAATTTGGTTATGAGCTTGATGTGACAGACCTTGAAATTGTTGGTCACTCAGAAGATTACCCAATCACTCCAAAAGAACATGGTACAGATTTCCTAATGGATCACCGTCACTTGTGGTTGCGTTCACGCAAACAAATGGCTATCATGCAAGTTCGTAATGCAATTATCTATGCAACTTATGAATTCTTTGATAAAAATGGCTTCATCAAATTTGATAGCCCAATCTTATCAGGAAATGCGGCTGAAGATTCAACAGAATTGTTTGAAACAGACTATTTTGGTACACCTGCTTACTTGAGCCAATCAGGTCAATTGTACCTTGAAGCTGGTGCTATGGCGCTTGGTCGTGTCTTTGACTTCGGTCCTGTTTTCCGTGCTGAAAAATCAAAAACTCGCCGTCACTTGACTGAGTTCTGGATGATGGATGCTGAATATTCATTCCTTTCACACGAAGAATCTCTTGATCTTCAAGAAGCTTATGTTAAAGCTCTTATCCAAGGTGTTCTTGACCGTGCTCCACAAGCCCTTGAAATCTTGGAACGTGACGTTGATTTGCTTAAAAAATACATTGCAGAACCATTCAAACGTGTTTCTTACGATGATGCTATCTCGCTTCTTCAAGAACATGAAAATGACGAAGATGCTGATTACGAACATCTAGAACACGGTGATGACTTCGGTTCACCACATGAAACTTGGATTTCAAACTATTTTGGTGTTCCAACATTCGTTATCAATTATCCTGCAAGCTTCAAAGCTTTCTATATGAAGCCAGTTCCTGATAATCCGGAACGCGTTTTGTGTGCTGACCTTCTTGCACCAGAAGGTTACGGAGAAATCATCGGTGGTTCAGTCCGTGAAGATGATTACGATGCTCTTGTGGCTAAAATGGATGCCCTTGAAATGGATAAATCGGAATACGAATTCTACCTTGACCTTCGTAAATACGGTTCAGTACCACACGCTGGATTTGGTATCGGTATCGAACGTATGGTAACATTCGTGGCTGGAACAAAACACATCCGTGAAGCCATTCCATTCCCACGTATGCTACATCGTATTAAACCTTAG
- a CDS encoding protease inhibitor I42 family protein: MSKRRKIIIVLVAFLGIVLVGLGIHFKPSSPKLTELGDYRVSTDEKTFEIDLASNSSTGYSWVASDVNSEAITLEGVTYHTYPSKSDTVGSGGYSQLTGKVTKSGKQSFKLTYCQDWDGGEKEMTYQVTINSTKNKISKIKLTEVSE; this comes from the coding sequence ATGTCTAAAAGACGAAAAATCATTATTGTATTAGTCGCCTTTTTAGGAATTGTATTAGTCGGATTGGGAATTCATTTCAAACCGAGCTCTCCCAAGCTAACAGAACTTGGAGATTATCGTGTTAGTACAGATGAAAAGACCTTTGAAATTGATTTGGCTAGTAACAGCAGCACGGGATATTCTTGGGTAGCTAGTGATGTTAATAGCGAAGCTATTACTTTAGAGGGTGTAACTTATCACACTTATCCAAGTAAATCAGATACCGTAGGTTCTGGCGGTTATAGTCAATTGACAGGAAAGGTGACAAAATCTGGAAAGCAATCTTTCAAGTTAACCTATTGTCAAGACTGGGACGGCGGCGAAAAAGAAATGACCTACCAAGTCACAATCAATAGCACAAAAAATAAAATAAGTAAGATTAAACTGACAGAAGTGTCAGAGTAA
- a CDS encoding pyridoxal phosphate-dependent aminotransferase, whose protein sequence is MTNLSNRVLNMEESVTLAASARAKALKAEGRDISSLTLGEPDFVTPKNIQDAAIEAIQNGKASFYTVASGLPELKDAINSYMEKFYGYSINRNQVVVATGAKFILYTFFTTVLNPGDEVIIPTPCWVSYVDQVKMVDGVPVTVATTESNHFKATVEQLEAARTEKTKVLLLNSPSNPTGMIYTRDELEAIGNWAVEHNIIILADDIYGRLVYNGNEFTPISSISEAIRKQTVVVNGVSKTYAMTGWRVGFAVAEEEIISGMAKVISQTTSNLTAVSQYAAIEALTGPQDSIETMRQAFEERLNTIYPLLNAVPGFEVIKPQGAFYLFPNVKKAMEMKGYTDVTAFTTAILEEAGVALVTGAGFGAPENVRLSYATDLDTLKDAVNRLKAFMEK, encoded by the coding sequence ATGACAAACTTATCAAATCGCGTGTTGAACATGGAAGAAAGTGTGACATTAGCAGCAAGTGCGCGTGCTAAAGCCTTAAAAGCAGAAGGTCGTGATATTTCATCACTTACTTTGGGAGAACCTGATTTTGTAACTCCTAAAAATATCCAAGATGCAGCTATTGAGGCAATTCAAAATGGTAAAGCAAGCTTTTACACAGTTGCTTCAGGACTACCTGAATTAAAAGATGCTATTAATAGCTACATGGAAAAATTCTATGGCTATTCAATCAATCGTAATCAAGTGGTTGTGGCAACAGGTGCAAAATTTATCCTTTATACTTTCTTTACAACTGTTCTTAATCCAGGCGATGAAGTCATTATCCCAACACCATGCTGGGTGTCTTATGTTGACCAAGTCAAAATGGTTGATGGTGTGCCAGTAACTGTTGCGACAACTGAAAGCAATCATTTCAAAGCGACCGTTGAACAACTTGAAGCAGCTCGTACAGAAAAAACAAAAGTTCTCTTGTTAAATTCGCCGTCTAACCCAACAGGTATGATTTACACACGTGATGAATTGGAAGCTATCGGAAATTGGGCAGTAGAACACAACATTATAATTCTTGCTGACGATATTTATGGACGGTTGGTTTATAATGGTAATGAGTTTACACCAATCTCAAGTATTTCAGAAGCTATCAGAAAACAAACTGTTGTGGTTAACGGTGTTTCAAAAACTTATGCCATGACAGGTTGGCGTGTCGGTTTTGCGGTTGCTGAAGAAGAAATTATTTCAGGAATGGCAAAAGTTATTAGCCAAACAACCTCAAATTTGACAGCCGTTTCTCAATATGCAGCCATTGAAGCTCTTACTGGTCCACAAGATTCTATTGAGACAATGCGTCAAGCTTTCGAAGAACGCCTTAATACTATCTATCCATTGCTTAATGCAGTTCCTGGATTTGAAGTGATTAAACCACAAGGGGCATTCTACCTTTTCCCTAACGTGAAAAAAGCGATGGAAATGAAAGGCTATACAGATGTCACAGCATTTACAACAGCTATTCTCGAAGAAGCTGGTGTTGCTCTTGTCACTGGTGCAGGTTTTGGTGCTCCTGAAAATGTTCGTTTGAGCTATGCCACTGACTTGGACACTTTGAAAGACGCTGTTAATCGTTTGAAAGCCTTTATGGAAAAATAA
- a CDS encoding cell wall elongation regulator TseB-like domain-containing protein, protein MKKLTPVKQYLLGFSLIFLVLLISVVTVLYLSVKPRLDAEKLATQVAVEKADLTETSSVDLYNGSETYYSVYGTTSSGEQKIVSVGEDNGEVYVYSVNDGISRKEAKQVATANGATGISKVVYGIYDETPIWEVTATNGYYLVNFETSELVKKEGI, encoded by the coding sequence ATGAAAAAATTAACACCAGTAAAACAGTATTTACTTGGTTTTAGCTTGATTTTCTTAGTTCTCTTGATTTCTGTGGTGACGGTTTTGTATCTATCAGTGAAACCGAGACTGGACGCAGAAAAATTGGCTACCCAAGTTGCCGTTGAAAAAGCTGATTTGACAGAAACATCTTCAGTTGACCTTTATAATGGTTCAGAGACTTATTATAGCGTTTATGGGACAACATCATCTGGAGAGCAAAAGATTGTGTCTGTTGGCGAGGACAATGGTGAAGTTTATGTCTACTCTGTAAATGATGGTATTAGTCGTAAAGAAGCTAAGCAAGTTGCGACAGCAAATGGAGCGACTGGTATTTCTAAGGTTGTTTATGGTATTTATGACGAAACGCCTATTTGGGAAGTAACAGCTACTAATGGTTATTATCTTGTGAATTTTGAAACAAGTGAGCTCGTGAAGAAGGAGGGCATATGA